In Nymphaea colorata isolate Beijing-Zhang1983 chromosome 5, ASM883128v2, whole genome shotgun sequence, one genomic interval encodes:
- the LOC116254624 gene encoding beta-glucosidase 22-like isoform X1, whose translation MGSISLLLTLLFTLVGVGVLANKTHQLNRNDFPRDFVFGAGASAYQVEGAAAEDGRSPSIWDTFTHAGKMLDNSTADVSADQYHKYKEDVKLMHDMGLDAYRFSISWSRLIPGGRGAVNPKGLEYYNNLINELLKYGIQPHVTLHHLDLPQVLEDEYGGWLSERIVRDFTMYADVCFREFGDRVTYWSTLNEPNVFSMGAYDKGVLPPLHCSSPYGFRNCSVGNSSTEPYIVTHNQLIAHASVVKLYKKKYKSQQQGQIGMTILAYWFVPNTNSREDIAATQRALDFLHGWFLNPLVFGDYPDTMKENVGPRLPSFTKCESALVKGSFDYIGINHYVAISISDDKQSARKDTRDYMEDMSALFVSNGTPSASGPPLIFPNTPWGMQGVLEYIKTNYGNPPVFVHENGYVMYTRELNDIERVNYLNGYLEYLLKAVRNGSNAKGYFIWSFVDVFELLFGYKGTYGLYEVDFNDKDRPRRARLSAHWYSNFLKKKSNLYIEEPTVSSKSHSAND comes from the exons ATGGGGAGCATCTCTTTGCTTCTGACTCTCTTGTTTACGTTGGTTGGAGTTGGGGTTCTTGCCAACAAGACCCACCAACTGAACAGGAACGATTTCCCGCGAGACTTCGTTTTTGGAGCTGGAGCATCTGCTTATCAG GTTGAGGGAGCAGCTGCCGAGGATGGGAGGAGTCCTAGTATTTGGGACACGTTTACTCATGCCG GGAAAATGTTGGACAATAGCACTGCTGACGTATCTGCCGATCAATACCACAAGTACAAG GAAGATGTGAAGCTTATGCATGATATGGGGTTAGACGCCTACAGGTTCTCCATCTCGTGGTCAAGACTGATCCCAG GTGGAAGAGGAGCTGTCAATCCCAAGGGCCTAGAATACTACAATAACCTTATAAATGAGTTGCTCAAGTATG GAATTCAACCACATGTTACTCTTCACCATTTGGATCTTCCTCAAGTTCTTGAAGATGAATACGGCGGATGGTTGAGTGAGAGAATTGT GAGAGACTTCACAATGTATGCTGACGTTTGCTTTAGAGAATTTGGTGACAGAGTGACTTATTGGAGCACCCTGAATGAGCCAAATGTATTCTCTATGGGAGCTTATGACAAGGGAGTTCTTCCACCTCTCCACTGTTCAAGTCCATATGGATTTAGGAATTGCAGCGTTGGAAATTCCTCCACAGAGCCTTATATTGTCACTCACAATCAATTGATAGCACATGCATCGGTAGTTAAACTgtacaagaaaaaatataag TCCCAACAGCAAGGACAGATAGGAATGACGATTCTTGCATATTGGTTTGTGCCTAACACAAATAGCAGGGAGGATATTGCGGCCACACAAAGAGCTCTTGATTTCTTGCATGGTTG GTTCCTGAATCCACTGGTGTTTGGAGATTACCCTGATACAATGAAGGAGAATGTAGGTCCAAGGCTGCCGTCCTTCACCAAATGTGAATCTGCACTTGTAAAGGGCTCCTTCGACTACATAGGGATAAATCATTATGTGGCAATAAGTATTTCAGATGACAAGCAAAGTGCAAGGAAGGATACAAGGGACTACATGGAGGACATGTCAGCATTGTTCG TATCTAATGGCACACCATCAGCTTCAGGG CCTCCATTGATATTTCCAAACACACCATGGGGTATGCAAGGAGTCTTGGAGTACATAAAGACAAATTATGGAAACCCTCCAGTCTTTGTCCATGAAAATG GGTATGTGATGTATACACGGGAGCTTAATGACATTGAACGTGTAAACTACTTGAATGGCTACCTTGAATATTTGCTCAAAGCTGTAAG aaatggATCAAATGCCAAAGGTTATTTTATATGGTCGTTTGTCGACGTCTTCGAGTTGCTATTTGGCTATAAAGGTACATATGGCCTCTATGAGGTAGACTTCAATGATAAAGACCGCCCTCGACGTGCCAGACTCTCTGCTCACTGGTATTCAAATTTCCTCAAGAAGAAGAGCAACTTGTACATTGAGGAGCCTACTGTGTCTTCAAAATCTCACTCTGCTAACGATTAG
- the LOC116254624 gene encoding beta-glucosidase 22-like isoform X8, whose product MGSISLLLTLLFTLVGVGVLANKTHQLNRNDFPRDFVFGAGASAYQVEGAAAEDGRSPSIWDTFTHAGKMLDNSTADVSADQYHKYKEDVKLMHDMGLDAYRFSISWSRLIPGGRGAVNPKGLEYYNNLINELLKYGIQPHVTLHHLDLPQVLEDEYGGWLSERIVRDFTMYADVCFREFGDRVTYWSTLNEPNVFSMGAYDKGVLPPLHCSSPYGFRNCSVGNSSTEPYIVTHNQLIAHASVVKLYKKKYKSQQQGQIGMTILAYWFVPNTNSREDIAATQRALDFLHGWFLNPLVFGDYPDTMKENVGPRLPSFTKCESALVKGSFDYIGINHYVAISISDDKQSARKDTRDYMEDMSALFVSNGTPSASGPPLIFPNTPWGMQGVLEYIKTNYGNPPVFVHENGYVMYTRELNDIERVNYLNGYLEYLLKAVRNGSDTKGYFIWSFLDVFEVLYGFKATYGLYEVNFNDKELHRHARLSARWYSDFLNKKSGWYIEEPAISESQSAKY is encoded by the exons ATGGGGAGCATCTCTTTGCTTCTGACTCTCTTGTTTACGTTGGTTGGAGTTGGGGTTCTTGCCAACAAGACCCACCAACTGAACAGGAACGATTTCCCGCGAGACTTCGTTTTTGGAGCTGGAGCATCTGCTTATCAG GTTGAGGGAGCAGCTGCCGAGGATGGGAGGAGTCCTAGTATTTGGGACACGTTTACTCATGCCG GGAAAATGTTGGACAATAGCACTGCTGACGTATCTGCCGATCAATACCACAAGTACAAG GAAGATGTGAAGCTTATGCATGATATGGGGTTAGACGCCTACAGGTTCTCCATCTCGTGGTCAAGACTGATCCCAG GTGGAAGAGGAGCTGTCAATCCCAAGGGCCTAGAATACTACAATAACCTTATAAATGAGTTGCTCAAGTATG GAATTCAACCACATGTTACTCTTCACCATTTGGATCTTCCTCAAGTTCTTGAAGATGAATACGGCGGATGGTTGAGTGAGAGAATTGT GAGAGACTTCACAATGTATGCTGACGTTTGCTTTAGAGAATTTGGTGACAGAGTGACTTATTGGAGCACCCTGAATGAGCCAAATGTATTCTCTATGGGAGCTTATGACAAGGGAGTTCTTCCACCTCTCCACTGTTCAAGTCCATATGGATTTAGGAATTGCAGCGTTGGAAATTCCTCCACAGAGCCTTATATTGTCACTCACAATCAATTGATAGCACATGCATCGGTAGTTAAACTgtacaagaaaaaatataag TCCCAACAGCAAGGACAGATAGGAATGACGATTCTTGCATATTGGTTTGTGCCTAACACAAATAGCAGGGAGGATATTGCGGCCACACAAAGAGCTCTTGATTTCTTGCATGGTTG GTTCCTGAATCCACTGGTGTTTGGAGATTACCCTGATACAATGAAGGAGAATGTAGGTCCAAGGCTGCCGTCCTTCACCAAATGTGAATCTGCACTTGTAAAGGGCTCCTTCGACTACATAGGGATAAATCATTATGTGGCAATAAGTATTTCAGATGACAAGCAAAGTGCAAGGAAGGATACAAGGGACTACATGGAGGACATGTCAGCATTGTTCG TATCTAATGGCACACCATCAGCTTCAGGG CCTCCATTGATATTTCCAAACACACCATGGGGTATGCAAGGAGTCTTGGAGTACATAAAGACAAATTATGGAAACCCTCCAGTCTTTGTCCATGAAAATG GGTATGTGATGTATACACGGGAGCTTAATGACATTGAACGTGTAAACTACTTGAATGGCTACCTTGAATATTTGCTCAAAGCTGTAAG aaATGGATCAGATACCAAAGGTTATTTTATATGGTCATTTCTCGACGTCTTCGAAGTGTTATATGGTTTCAAAGCTACATATGGCCTCTATGAAGTGAACTTCAATGACAAAGAGCTCCATCGACATGCCAGACTCTCTGCTCGCTGGTATTCAGACTTCCTCAATAAGAAGAGCGGCTGGTACATTGAAGAACCTGCCATTTCAGAATCGCAGTCTGCTAAATATTAG
- the LOC116254624 gene encoding beta-glucosidase 22-like isoform X6: MGSFSFLLPVFIMLVGVAALGHKAHQLNRNDFPPNFVFGSGTSAYQVEGAAAEDGRSPSIWDTFTHAGKMWDNSTADVSADQYHQYKEDVKLMHDMGLDAYRFSISWSRLIPGGRGAVNPRGLLYYNNLINELLKYGIQPHVTLHHFDLPQVLEDEYGGWLSESIVRDFTMYSDICFREFGDRVPYWSTLNEPNAFSMGAYDKGILPPQHCSSPYGLRNCSVGNSSTEPYIVTHNQLLAHASVVKLYKQKYKSKQQGQIGLTILAYWFVPKTNRTEDVAATQRALDFMHGWFFNPLVFGDYPDTMKENVGPRLPSFSKRQSALVKGSFDFIGINHYVTMAISDDWQSARNDTRDYMEDMLASFASNSTSSGSWLPLLLPNTPWGMQGVLEYIKTSYRNPPIFVHENGYAMPYALNLNDTERVNYLNGYLEYLLRAVRNGSDTKGYFIWSFLDVFEVLYGFKATYGLYEVNFNDKELHRHARLSARWYSDFLNKKSGWYIEEPAISESQSAKY; encoded by the exons ATGGGGAGCTTCTCTTTCCTGTTGCCTGTCTTCATTATGTTGGTTGGAGTTGCGGCGCTTGGCCACAAGGCCCACCAACTGAACAGGAATGATTTCCCgccaaattttgtttttggatctGGAACATCTGCTTATCAG GTTGAAGGAGCAGCTGCGGAGGATGGGAGGAGTCCTAGTATTTGGGACACGTTTACCCATGCCG GGAAAATGTGGGACAACAGCACTGCTGACGTATCTGCAGATCAATACCACCAGTACAAG GAAGATGTGAAGCTGATGCATGATATGGGGCTGGACGCCTACAGGTTCTCCATCTCATGGTCGAGACTGATCCCAG GAGGAAGAGGAGCTGTCAATCCCAGGGGCCTATTGTACTACAATAACCTTATAAACGAGTTGCTCAAGTATG GAATTCAACCACACGTTACTCTTCACCATTTTGATCTTCCTCAAGTTCTTGAAGATGAATACGGCGGTTGGTTGAGTGAGAGCATTGT GAGAGACTTCACAATGTATTCTGACATTTGCTTTAGAGAATTTGGTGACAGAGTGCCTTATTGGAGCACCCTGAATGAGCCGAATGCTTTCTCTATGGGGGCTTATGATAAAGGAATTCTTCCGCCTCAACACTGTTCAAGTCCATATGGACTTAGGAATTGCAGTGTCGGAAATTCCTCCACAGAGCCTTATATTGTTACGCACAATCAGTTGCTGGCACATGCATCTGTAGTTAAACTGTACAAGCAAAAATATAAG TCCAAACAGCAAGGACAGATAGGCCTGACGATCCTTGCATATTGGTTCGTGCCTAAGACAAACAGAACAGAGGATGTTGCGGCCACACAAAGGGCTCTTGATTTCATGCATGGTTG GTTCTTCAATCCACTGGTGTTTGGAGATTACCCTGATACCATGAAGGAGAATGTAGGTCCAAGGCTGCCATCCTTCAGCAAACGCCAATCTGCACTTGTAAAGGGTTCATTTGACTTCATAGGGATAAACCATTACGTGACTATGGCCATTTCAGACGATTGGCAAAGTGCAAGGAATGATACAAGAGACTACATGGAGGACATGTTAGCCTCGTTTG CGTCTAACAGCACATCATCAGGTTCATGG CTTCCATTGTTACTTCCAAACACGCCATGGGGTATGCAGGGTGTGCTGGAGTACATAAAGACAAGTTATAGAAACCCTCCAATCTTTGTCCACGAAAATG GATATGCAATGCCGTATGCGCTGAACTTGAATGACACTGAACGTGTGAACTACCTGAATGGCTACCTTGAATATTTGCTCAGAGCTGTAAG aaATGGATCAGATACCAAAGGTTATTTTATATGGTCATTTCTCGACGTCTTCGAAGTGTTATATGGTTTCAAAGCTACATATGGCCTCTATGAAGTGAACTTCAATGACAAAGAGCTCCATCGACATGCCAGACTCTCTGCTCGCTGGTATTCAGACTTCCTCAATAAGAAGAGCGGCTGGTACATTGAAGAACCTGCCATTTCAGAATCGCAGTCTGCTAAATATTAG
- the LOC116254624 gene encoding beta-glucosidase 22-like isoform X5 — MGSISLLLTLLFTLVGVGVLANKTHQLNRNDFPRDFVFGAGASAYQVEGAAAEDGRSPSIWDTFTHAGKMLDNSTADVSADQYHKYKEDVKLMHDMGLDAYRFSISWSRLIPGGRGAVNPRGLLYYNNLINELLKYGIQPHVTLHHFDLPQVLEDEYGGWLSESIVRDFTMYSDICFREFGDRVPYWSTLNEPNAFSMGAYDKGILPPQHCSSPYGLRNCSVGNSSTEPYIVTHNQLLAHASVVKLYKQKYKSKQQGQIGLTILAYWFVPKTNRTEDVAATQRALDFMHGWFFNPLVFGDYPDTMKENVGPRLPSFSKRQSALVKGSFDFIGINHYVTMAISDDWQSARNDTRDYMEDMLASFASNSTSSGSWLPLLLPNTPWGMQGVLEYIKTSYRNPPIFVHENGYAMPYALNLNDTERVNYLNGYLEYLLRAVRNGSDTKGYFIWSFLDVFEVLYGFKATYGLYEVNFNDKELHRHARLSARWYSDFLNKKSGWYIEEPAISESQSAKY, encoded by the exons ATGGGGAGCATCTCTTTGCTTCTGACTCTCTTGTTTACGTTGGTTGGAGTTGGGGTTCTTGCCAACAAGACCCACCAACTGAACAGGAACGATTTCCCGCGAGACTTCGTTTTTGGAGCTGGAGCATCTGCTTATCAG GTTGAGGGAGCAGCTGCCGAGGATGGGAGGAGTCCTAGTATTTGGGACACGTTTACTCATGCCG GGAAAATGTTGGACAATAGCACTGCTGACGTATCTGCCGATCAATACCACAAGTACAAG GAAGATGTGAAGCTGATGCATGATATGGGGCTGGACGCCTACAGGTTCTCCATCTCATGGTCGAGACTGATCCCAG GAGGAAGAGGAGCTGTCAATCCCAGGGGCCTATTGTACTACAATAACCTTATAAACGAGTTGCTCAAGTATG GAATTCAACCACACGTTACTCTTCACCATTTTGATCTTCCTCAAGTTCTTGAAGATGAATACGGCGGTTGGTTGAGTGAGAGCATTGT GAGAGACTTCACAATGTATTCTGACATTTGCTTTAGAGAATTTGGTGACAGAGTGCCTTATTGGAGCACCCTGAATGAGCCGAATGCTTTCTCTATGGGGGCTTATGATAAAGGAATTCTTCCGCCTCAACACTGTTCAAGTCCATATGGACTTAGGAATTGCAGTGTCGGAAATTCCTCCACAGAGCCTTATATTGTTACGCACAATCAGTTGCTGGCACATGCATCTGTAGTTAAACTGTACAAGCAAAAATATAAG TCCAAACAGCAAGGACAGATAGGCCTGACGATCCTTGCATATTGGTTCGTGCCTAAGACAAACAGAACAGAGGATGTTGCGGCCACACAAAGGGCTCTTGATTTCATGCATGGTTG GTTCTTCAATCCACTGGTGTTTGGAGATTACCCTGATACCATGAAGGAGAATGTAGGTCCAAGGCTGCCATCCTTCAGCAAACGCCAATCTGCACTTGTAAAGGGTTCATTTGACTTCATAGGGATAAACCATTACGTGACTATGGCCATTTCAGACGATTGGCAAAGTGCAAGGAATGATACAAGAGACTACATGGAGGACATGTTAGCCTCGTTTG CGTCTAACAGCACATCATCAGGTTCATGG CTTCCATTGTTACTTCCAAACACGCCATGGGGTATGCAGGGTGTGCTGGAGTACATAAAGACAAGTTATAGAAACCCTCCAATCTTTGTCCACGAAAATG GATATGCAATGCCGTATGCGCTGAACTTGAATGACACTGAACGTGTGAACTACCTGAATGGCTACCTTGAATATTTGCTCAGAGCTGTAAG aaATGGATCAGATACCAAAGGTTATTTTATATGGTCATTTCTCGACGTCTTCGAAGTGTTATATGGTTTCAAAGCTACATATGGCCTCTATGAAGTGAACTTCAATGACAAAGAGCTCCATCGACATGCCAGACTCTCTGCTCGCTGGTATTCAGACTTCCTCAATAAGAAGAGCGGCTGGTACATTGAAGAACCTGCCATTTCAGAATCGCAGTCTGCTAAATATTAG
- the LOC116254624 gene encoding beta-glucosidase 3-like isoform X13 has protein sequence MGSFSFLLPVFIMLVGVAALGHKAHQLNRNDFPPNFVFGSGTSAYQVEGAAAEDGRSPSIWDTFTHAGKMWDNSTADVSADQYHQYKEDVKLMHDMGLDAYRFSISWSRLIPGGRGAVNPRGLLYYNNLINELLKYGIQPHVTLHHFDLPQVLEDEYGGWLSESIVRDFTMYSDICFREFGDRVPYWSTLNEPNAFSMGAYDKGILPPQHCSSPYGLRNCSVGNSSTEPYIVTHNQLLAHASVVKLYKQKYKSKQQGQIGLTILAYWFVPKTNRTEDVAATQRALDFMHGWFFNPLVFGDYPDTMKENVGPRLPSFSKRQSALVKGSFDFIGINHYVTMAISDDWQSARNDTRDYMEDMWLRMTTFLQLPLLLPNTPWGMQGVLEYIKTSYRNPPIFVHENGYAMPYALNLNDTERVNYLNGYLEYLLRAVRNGSDTKGYFIWSFLDVFEVLYGFKATYGLYEVNFNDKELHRHARLSARWYSDFLNKKSGWYIEEPAISESQSAKY, from the exons ATGGGGAGCTTCTCTTTCCTGTTGCCTGTCTTCATTATGTTGGTTGGAGTTGCGGCGCTTGGCCACAAGGCCCACCAACTGAACAGGAATGATTTCCCgccaaattttgtttttggatctGGAACATCTGCTTATCAG GTTGAAGGAGCAGCTGCGGAGGATGGGAGGAGTCCTAGTATTTGGGACACGTTTACCCATGCCG GGAAAATGTGGGACAACAGCACTGCTGACGTATCTGCAGATCAATACCACCAGTACAAG GAAGATGTGAAGCTGATGCATGATATGGGGCTGGACGCCTACAGGTTCTCCATCTCATGGTCGAGACTGATCCCAG GAGGAAGAGGAGCTGTCAATCCCAGGGGCCTATTGTACTACAATAACCTTATAAACGAGTTGCTCAAGTATG GAATTCAACCACACGTTACTCTTCACCATTTTGATCTTCCTCAAGTTCTTGAAGATGAATACGGCGGTTGGTTGAGTGAGAGCATTGT GAGAGACTTCACAATGTATTCTGACATTTGCTTTAGAGAATTTGGTGACAGAGTGCCTTATTGGAGCACCCTGAATGAGCCGAATGCTTTCTCTATGGGGGCTTATGATAAAGGAATTCTTCCGCCTCAACACTGTTCAAGTCCATATGGACTTAGGAATTGCAGTGTCGGAAATTCCTCCACAGAGCCTTATATTGTTACGCACAATCAGTTGCTGGCACATGCATCTGTAGTTAAACTGTACAAGCAAAAATATAAG TCCAAACAGCAAGGACAGATAGGCCTGACGATCCTTGCATATTGGTTCGTGCCTAAGACAAACAGAACAGAGGATGTTGCGGCCACACAAAGGGCTCTTGATTTCATGCATGGTTG GTTCTTCAATCCACTGGTGTTTGGAGATTACCCTGATACCATGAAGGAGAATGTAGGTCCAAGGCTGCCATCCTTCAGCAAACGCCAATCTGCACTTGTAAAGGGTTCATTTGACTTCATAGGGATAAACCATTACGTGACTATGGCCATTTCAGACGATTGGCAAAGTGCAAGGAATGATACAAGAGACTACATGGAGGACAT GTGGCTAAGAATGACTACTTTCTTACAGCTTCCATTGTTACTTCCAAACACGCCATGGGGTATGCAGGGTGTGCTGGAGTACATAAAGACAAGTTATAGAAACCCTCCAATCTTTGTCCACGAAAATG GATATGCAATGCCGTATGCGCTGAACTTGAATGACACTGAACGTGTGAACTACCTGAATGGCTACCTTGAATATTTGCTCAGAGCTGTAAG aaATGGATCAGATACCAAAGGTTATTTTATATGGTCATTTCTCGACGTCTTCGAAGTGTTATATGGTTTCAAAGCTACATATGGCCTCTATGAAGTGAACTTCAATGACAAAGAGCTCCATCGACATGCCAGACTCTCTGCTCGCTGGTATTCAGACTTCCTCAATAAGAAGAGCGGCTGGTACATTGAAGAACCTGCCATTTCAGAATCGCAGTCTGCTAAATATTAG
- the LOC116254624 gene encoding beta-glucosidase 22-like isoform X12 — MEKLGSLTGKMWDNSTADVSADQYHQYKEDVKLMHDMGLDAYRFSISWSRLIPGGRGAVNPRGLLYYNNLINELLKYGIQPHVTLHHFDLPQVLEDEYGGWLSESIVRDFTMYSDICFREFGDRVPYWSTLNEPNAFSMGAYDKGILPPQHCSSPYGLRNCSVGNSSTEPYIVTHNQLLAHASVVKLYKQKYKSKQQGQIGLTILAYWFVPKTNRTEDVAATQRALDFMHGWFFNPLVFGDYPDTMKENVGPRLPSFSKRQSALVKGSFDFIGINHYVTMAISDDWQSARNDTRDYMEDMLASFASNSTSSGSWLPLLLPNTPWGMQGVLEYIKTSYRNPPIFVHENGYAMPYALNLNDTERVNYLNGYLEYLLRAVRNGSDTKGYFIWSFLDVFEVLYGFKATYGLYEVNFNDKELHRHARLSARWYSDFLNKKSGWYIEEPAISESQSAKY, encoded by the exons ATGGAGAAATTGGGTTCTCTAACAGGGAAAATGTGGGACAACAGCACTGCTGACGTATCTGCAGATCAATACCACCAGTACAAG GAAGATGTGAAGCTGATGCATGATATGGGGCTGGACGCCTACAGGTTCTCCATCTCATGGTCGAGACTGATCCCAG GAGGAAGAGGAGCTGTCAATCCCAGGGGCCTATTGTACTACAATAACCTTATAAACGAGTTGCTCAAGTATG GAATTCAACCACACGTTACTCTTCACCATTTTGATCTTCCTCAAGTTCTTGAAGATGAATACGGCGGTTGGTTGAGTGAGAGCATTGT GAGAGACTTCACAATGTATTCTGACATTTGCTTTAGAGAATTTGGTGACAGAGTGCCTTATTGGAGCACCCTGAATGAGCCGAATGCTTTCTCTATGGGGGCTTATGATAAAGGAATTCTTCCGCCTCAACACTGTTCAAGTCCATATGGACTTAGGAATTGCAGTGTCGGAAATTCCTCCACAGAGCCTTATATTGTTACGCACAATCAGTTGCTGGCACATGCATCTGTAGTTAAACTGTACAAGCAAAAATATAAG TCCAAACAGCAAGGACAGATAGGCCTGACGATCCTTGCATATTGGTTCGTGCCTAAGACAAACAGAACAGAGGATGTTGCGGCCACACAAAGGGCTCTTGATTTCATGCATGGTTG GTTCTTCAATCCACTGGTGTTTGGAGATTACCCTGATACCATGAAGGAGAATGTAGGTCCAAGGCTGCCATCCTTCAGCAAACGCCAATCTGCACTTGTAAAGGGTTCATTTGACTTCATAGGGATAAACCATTACGTGACTATGGCCATTTCAGACGATTGGCAAAGTGCAAGGAATGATACAAGAGACTACATGGAGGACATGTTAGCCTCGTTTG CGTCTAACAGCACATCATCAGGTTCATGG CTTCCATTGTTACTTCCAAACACGCCATGGGGTATGCAGGGTGTGCTGGAGTACATAAAGACAAGTTATAGAAACCCTCCAATCTTTGTCCACGAAAATG GATATGCAATGCCGTATGCGCTGAACTTGAATGACACTGAACGTGTGAACTACCTGAATGGCTACCTTGAATATTTGCTCAGAGCTGTAAG aaATGGATCAGATACCAAAGGTTATTTTATATGGTCATTTCTCGACGTCTTCGAAGTGTTATATGGTTTCAAAGCTACATATGGCCTCTATGAAGTGAACTTCAATGACAAAGAGCTCCATCGACATGCCAGACTCTCTGCTCGCTGGTATTCAGACTTCCTCAATAAGAAGAGCGGCTGGTACATTGAAGAACCTGCCATTTCAGAATCGCAGTCTGCTAAATATTAG
- the LOC116254624 gene encoding beta-glucosidase 22-like isoform X11, which produces MISRQILFLDLEHLLIRLKEQLRRMGGVLVFGTRLPMPKLGSLTGKMWDNSTADVSADQYHQYKEDVKLMHDMGLDAYRFSISWSRLIPGGRGAVNPRGLLYYNNLINELLKYGIQPHVTLHHFDLPQVLEDEYGGWLSESIVRDFTMYSDICFREFGDRVPYWSTLNEPNAFSMGAYDKGILPPQHCSSPYGLRNCSVGNSSTEPYIVTHNQLLAHASVVKLYKQKYKSKQQGQIGLTILAYWFVPKTNRTEDVAATQRALDFMHGWFFNPLVFGDYPDTMKENVGPRLPSFSKRQSALVKGSFDFIGINHYVTMAISDDWQSARNDTRDYMEDMLASFASNSTSSGSWLPLLLPNTPWGMQGVLEYIKTSYRNPPIFVHENGYAMPYALNLNDTERVNYLNGYLEYLLRAVRNGSDTKGYFIWSFLDVFEVLYGFKATYGLYEVNFNDKELHRHARLSARWYSDFLNKKSGWYIEEPAISESQSAKY; this is translated from the exons ATGATTTCCCgccaaattttgtttttggatctGGAACATCTGCTTATCAG GTTGAAGGAGCAGCTGCGGAGGATGGGAGGAGTCCTAGTATTTGGGACACGTTTACCCATGCCG AAATTGGGTTCTCTAACAGGGAAAATGTGGGACAACAGCACTGCTGACGTATCTGCAGATCAATACCACCAGTACAAG GAAGATGTGAAGCTGATGCATGATATGGGGCTGGACGCCTACAGGTTCTCCATCTCATGGTCGAGACTGATCCCAG GAGGAAGAGGAGCTGTCAATCCCAGGGGCCTATTGTACTACAATAACCTTATAAACGAGTTGCTCAAGTATG GAATTCAACCACACGTTACTCTTCACCATTTTGATCTTCCTCAAGTTCTTGAAGATGAATACGGCGGTTGGTTGAGTGAGAGCATTGT GAGAGACTTCACAATGTATTCTGACATTTGCTTTAGAGAATTTGGTGACAGAGTGCCTTATTGGAGCACCCTGAATGAGCCGAATGCTTTCTCTATGGGGGCTTATGATAAAGGAATTCTTCCGCCTCAACACTGTTCAAGTCCATATGGACTTAGGAATTGCAGTGTCGGAAATTCCTCCACAGAGCCTTATATTGTTACGCACAATCAGTTGCTGGCACATGCATCTGTAGTTAAACTGTACAAGCAAAAATATAAG TCCAAACAGCAAGGACAGATAGGCCTGACGATCCTTGCATATTGGTTCGTGCCTAAGACAAACAGAACAGAGGATGTTGCGGCCACACAAAGGGCTCTTGATTTCATGCATGGTTG GTTCTTCAATCCACTGGTGTTTGGAGATTACCCTGATACCATGAAGGAGAATGTAGGTCCAAGGCTGCCATCCTTCAGCAAACGCCAATCTGCACTTGTAAAGGGTTCATTTGACTTCATAGGGATAAACCATTACGTGACTATGGCCATTTCAGACGATTGGCAAAGTGCAAGGAATGATACAAGAGACTACATGGAGGACATGTTAGCCTCGTTTG CGTCTAACAGCACATCATCAGGTTCATGG CTTCCATTGTTACTTCCAAACACGCCATGGGGTATGCAGGGTGTGCTGGAGTACATAAAGACAAGTTATAGAAACCCTCCAATCTTTGTCCACGAAAATG GATATGCAATGCCGTATGCGCTGAACTTGAATGACACTGAACGTGTGAACTACCTGAATGGCTACCTTGAATATTTGCTCAGAGCTGTAAG aaATGGATCAGATACCAAAGGTTATTTTATATGGTCATTTCTCGACGTCTTCGAAGTGTTATATGGTTTCAAAGCTACATATGGCCTCTATGAAGTGAACTTCAATGACAAAGAGCTCCATCGACATGCCAGACTCTCTGCTCGCTGGTATTCAGACTTCCTCAATAAGAAGAGCGGCTGGTACATTGAAGAACCTGCCATTTCAGAATCGCAGTCTGCTAAATATTAG